Proteins encoded by one window of Gehongia tenuis:
- a CDS encoding potassium channel family protein, giving the protein MRQFAIIGLGRFGSSIASTLYSLGYDVLAIDKNEERVEDISDRVTHAVQADATDEAAIRTLGLRNFDVAVVTIGNDIQASIMVTMLCKELGIPKVLAKAQGDLHAKVLLKVGADRVVFPERDMGVRVAHNLVSSSIVDFIELSDDYSLVELSVWPEWVDKNLQELEMRVKYGINVLAIRHGSSINVSPRSDDVIREGDVLVAIGSNQNIKRLEAHNQ; this is encoded by the coding sequence ATGCGGCAGTTTGCCATCATTGGACTGGGACGGTTTGGGTCCAGCATCGCAAGTACCCTCTATTCGCTGGGCTATGATGTGCTGGCCATCGATAAAAATGAGGAGCGCGTGGAGGACATCTCCGACCGGGTCACCCATGCCGTGCAGGCCGATGCTACCGACGAGGCGGCGATCCGCACGCTGGGTCTTAGAAATTTTGATGTGGCAGTGGTCACCATCGGCAACGATATCCAGGCCAGCATCATGGTGACCATGCTCTGCAAGGAACTGGGCATTCCCAAGGTCTTAGCCAAGGCCCAGGGCGATCTGCATGCCAAGGTGCTGCTCAAAGTGGGAGCGGACCGGGTGGTCTTCCCGGAACGGGACATGGGCGTTCGGGTGGCCCACAACCTGGTTTCCTCCAGCATCGTGGACTTTATCGAACTGTCCGACGACTACAGTTTGGTGGAGCTGTCGGTTTGGCCCGAATGGGTGGACAAGAACCTGCAGGAGCTGGAGATGCGGGTGAAGTACGGCATCAACGTGCTGGCCATCCGGCATGGCAGCAGCATCAATGTATCTCCTCGAAGCGACGATGTGATTCGGGAGGGC